From the Pseudomonadota bacterium genome, the window CGCGGCCGACATCCGTGTTCGAGGAGACTGGGCGCTGGCCGACAAGATCGTCTGCGAGGGCGCGACGAAGAAGAAGGTCGCAGTCATCGTCCTGTGCCGCGGGCTCGACGGCTTCGAGGTGAAAGCCGAGCTCCTCGGAGCGGGGAGCCCCACAGAGGAAGCCCTGCTCTACCACGATGTCGACGAATCGGTGGCCAACCGGCTCATCCCGCGCGCGCAGCGCGACGAGATGCGTCCCATCGTGGCGCTCCTGCGCAAGATGAAGCCGGCGGTCTATCCGGAGGGCGTTCTGCTGGAGACCCTGGCGACCCATGACGGGTGGGCATTGTGCGGTTACCGTGAGCGGGCATCGATCAAGCGCTCGGACACCCTTCACCAGGCCCTGCTGCGACGAACCTCAGGGGCCTGGCATCTGGTCGAAGACGCAACCGGGCGCGTCGATGCAGGCGTGTACGGAGTTCCCATGCAAACGCGGCGGGTGCTCGAGGGAGAGAGATGACGCGGCAGCCGCGCGCTCTCCGCGCAGCCGCAAAGGGCCGTGGGCGTGGGTTTCGCGCGTCCCCTCGAGGCGATCACACCCCGCGCAGGTATTGCCATGCGCAATCTGGTTGTGATATACTGCGCGAAAGTTGGACGTGATGGTGCTCTGAGCAGGCAGATACGCAGGCCCGGCAGCGCCGCCTTCCAAGAGGAACAGACAAAAAAACACCACACGCAGACGGGGGAATCTTCCTTGGAAATCGTGCCAGCACCGGATGAGACTTTCGAAGCGACGCTGCGTCGCTTCAAGCGCAGCGTGGCCCAGTCGGGCATCCTGCGCGAGGCGAAGCGCCGCGAGCATCACATGTCTACGCGTGACAAGAAGCGCCTGAAGTCAGCCGAAGCCGCAAAGAAGCGGCGTCGTCGCCAGTAGGGTCACATCGTCCGCTCGTCGGCATCACGCCAGACGGCGGAACGACCCTCCTTCCGAAACTGCAGGTCAAATGAGCGCGGGCTTAGGTCCGCGCTTGTTGTCTTTCCCAAGATTCAAACCTCGGGTGCTTCGGTGTAGAACTCGACGAGATATCCATCCGGGTCAGCCACCGTGCAACCGTAGTAGCCAGCGCTCTCGGTCACGGGATTGCCGAATCCACCGCTGGCATCGACGTGCGCGCGCCATCGCCTCACCGCCACACGGTCGTCGAGATGAACCCCCAGGCGGAACTGACGCGCCCGAAGCGGGGTGCCCGACACCAGACGAAGGCCCTGCGCCACGATTCGCAGGCCGAGCATCCGCCGATACCAGCGCGCGCTCCGGTCGACGTCGGCCACTTCCAGCTGGAGGTCATTGAGCCGCTCGAGCTTCATGCCGCCCGCTTTCGCGCCGCTGGCCGGTGAGCCCTTCCCGCAGGCGGCTGCGTGCGTCGCGGGGCGGCAGGCGTGCCAGACCCTCACCGAACCGCCCGACAGGAGGCCTTCTGACGGGTCCCGAACCAACAACGACCCGTACCCGCAAGCGGGGCTCCCGCAGCGGCTCGCAAAGCGCTCCCCCGTGTCTCCGAGCGCGCGACGAGGGGTCGACATCGCATCCAACAGAGCGGAGAGGCGGTCCCCGGCCATCCAGCTGATCAATGTGGGCTATGGCAATTTCATCAGCGCCGACAAGGTCATCGCCATCGTCGATGCCGACTCGGCTCCCGTAAAGCGCGCCGTGCTCGACGCCCGCAAGAAGGGGAGCCTCGTAGACGCCACCGTGGGGCACAAGACCCGCACCGTTCTGGTGATGAGCTCTGGTCACCTGGTTCTGTCGGCCAAGACCACGGAGACCGTTGCCGCGAACTTCGCACCCGCCGCAGAGGGGCGAAAGGCACGTGCCGAGGGTGAGACACGCGGCCGGCGCGCGGTGAGCAGCGGCGCGCTGGAAGGCGAAGCGCCATGACCGACGTCCATCCCGGCCTGATGTTCGTCATCTCGGGCCCGTCCGGCGCAGGCAAGAGCACGGTTCTCGCCCGTGTACTCGGCGCTCTCGGCGATCTGCAGTTCTCGGTCTCCGCCACGACCCGTGACCCCCGCCCCGGCGAGGTCGACGGCACCGACTACTACTATGTCACCCACGACCGATTCTCCGAGATGATCCGGGAAGACGACCTGCTCGAGTGGGCGGAGGTCCACGGGCAGTTCTATGGAACGCCTGCAGAGTTCGTGCGCGCGCATCTCCGCGGAGGCTGCGACGTGGTGCTCGACCTCGACGTGCAAGGTGCGCGAAAGGTGCGCGAGCGATTCCATGGCGCCATCTTCATCTTCCTGGCCCCCCCCTCGATGGAGGAGCTCTCGAAGCGGCTGCACGGCAGGCACACCGAGAACGAGGAGCGCATCAAGCGCCGCCTCGCCAATGCGCAGTACGAGCTGGCGGCCATTCACGAGTACGACTACCTCGTCGTGAACGATCACGTATCAGGGGCTGCACTGGCGCTGCAGTCGATCATCGAGGCTGAACGGGCACGCGTGCATCGCGTCATCGACCGATGGCCGCAGCTGCTCGAGGCGACCCGAGCAAGCGCCGAACACGACACGAACAGCGGAGGCGGTGGATGAGGCTCTTCAT encodes:
- a CDS encoding 30S ribosomal protein S21, whose amino-acid sequence is MRNLVVIYCAKVGRDGALSRQIRRPGSAAFQEEQTKKHHTQTGESSLEIVPAPDETFEATLRRFKRSVAQSGILREAKRREHHMSTRDKKRLKSAEAAKKRRRRQ
- a CDS encoding VOC family protein, producing MKLERLNDLQLEVADVDRSARWYRRMLGLRIVAQGLRLVSGTPLRARQFRLGVHLDDRVAVRRWRAHVDASGGFGNPVTESAGYYGCTVADPDGYLVEFYTEAPEV
- a CDS encoding DUF370 domain-containing protein; amino-acid sequence: MPPAFAPLAGEPFPQAAACVAGRQACQTLTEPPDRRPSDGSRTNNDPYPQAGLPQRLAKRSPVSPSARRGVDIASNRAERRSPAIQLINVGYGNFISADKVIAIVDADSAPVKRAVLDARKKGSLVDATVGHKTRTVLVMSSGHLVLSAKTTETVAANFAPAAEGRKARAEGETRGRRAVSSGALEGEAP
- a CDS encoding guanylate kinase, coding for MTDVHPGLMFVISGPSGAGKSTVLARVLGALGDLQFSVSATTRDPRPGEVDGTDYYYVTHDRFSEMIREDDLLEWAEVHGQFYGTPAEFVRAHLRGGCDVVLDLDVQGARKVRERFHGAIFIFLAPPSMEELSKRLHGRHTENEERIKRRLANAQYELAAIHEYDYLVVNDHVSGAALALQSIIEAERARVHRVIDRWPQLLEATRASAEHDTNSGGGG